One Orrella dioscoreae genomic window carries:
- a CDS encoding alpha-2-macroglobulin family protein, which translates to MASKRFSWGLVAAVAVVCAGAGAVGWWAGKGRLGASPDAAPVVVNVSQHRPSPAAGSAPGSTIGDPDPFNAVTCQAREFNDSLALAVTFTQPVDGRRKLDGNLRVIDTGEAPSEAGRADEAKQGGAQPGTPFALSDAPARGGQPVQGSWTMGENPRVIYFPYVQPERRYEITLGRELAAQGGTTLPEGLRCVVDTEAMPPSFYFASRGVVLPAGQNGGLPVTTVNQPEVDVQFLRVAPDKVPEFFSNVLGIGATRSDDDDDYDEEGGNWRYSSNRTLKGSVDQWDLDRLRNLTTSVYQGRFLTDDKPNRRHVTFLPVETIAPLKEPGIYVAVMSQPGRFRYDYQVTYFYVSDIGLHARRYAGQLEAFAVSLSSGAPLADVDVEVLDDNAKVLARARADAQGHATLTGDLSKARVLRALRGKEMTVLALGEPALDLSEFDVGGHPARANSVFVYAGRNLYRPGERFHVSVLPRDPDGRALPAAPLSYSIKRPDGKVSQSGTWKGDEKVAAYVQQAIALPADAPTGGWTLELRVDPAARVPDASWKFQVEEFLPERMKLALDGGQGVLSPGENWTVAVQGDYLYGAPADGMRLLSSLQVRRDRVALPAQWPGFIFGDVADDATRRYEELPEKETNAQGGASLDIDPSVEGARSPMRLRLSASLLESGGRPVVRSLERSVWPADKLIAVRPLFDRDVTRESSGAAFEAVRVDARGEIVPLAAAQMRLYHERRQYYWRYDDNRGWNSGYTDTDELVESRQLPLHIRMPFSLQVGWGRYRLEITDPETGQTLRYRFYAGWDAQNADEIGNRPDRVQMQLARVPAKPGVPVSLTFRPPHDGRALITVEGDTLLWSKWVDAKADGTQIDIPLNDEWRRHDLYVSATVFRPGSTGDRVTPARAVGLVHLPLDTTARGLKVALDAPAKVRPETQAMVQVQVEGEGAKTAHVTLSAVDVGILNINQYATPDPFDFFFGKHRYAPELLDMYGKLIEKMDGTRGRLKWGGDAALRGDTRSLPRKVKLVDLFSGVVALDEQGRARIPLDLPDFNGTLRLMAVAFTDERYGHADAEMVVAAPIVAELSTPRFITPGDQAAVALDVSNMTETTQQVSVTLSAANPLAIADGARTVTLKPRQRSTLRFTATTTGSLGAGKITLNLEARGGPEPVRITRESELTVQPAYAPRREVLRLRLAPGESRALPVAFGDDLHMDSATLAVTVSSRPPLNVAKLVKDLLDYPYGCTEQTVSAAMPYVVLDDEAARLAGLPAQTQEVRAARIEGALARLSGMRGGSGAYSTWGEGSQNLWTSAYVQSFLLDAREQGFSVPDSALARTRDWLMAQLRQAPNRFGTLPQSTQQALETGRYESRDLNLLRDSHQRFAELAAVSLVLAREGKAPLASLRVLYDDYQDRARSPLPLIQMAVAFQLTGDEGRARQAVDAAMQRTYGFGGTGYTWLGDYGSAVRDYAMAYALMARHKLAHPQRENLLAEAASRLGGRSYLSTQEQVSLLLAARAAGGGAGKPWSAELSVPGATPRTETGTDDRVLSVGAAVLESGLTLRNTGKEALFAEIDLQGYPMAPPAERHDPISLRKTWYHTDGRVWDGNALRTGDVMVVRLQATARQRIADGLVVDRVPAGLEVENINLVQGPQMQDWTLGGKRVQAALSDSRVKHTEYRDDRFVVAAELNSQTLDIFYMVRVVSPGRYTVPAVEAEDMYRPELRGVGASWGTVEVRDRQPASKSGG; encoded by the coding sequence GTGGCCAGCAAACGCTTTTCCTGGGGTCTAGTTGCCGCTGTGGCGGTGGTGTGCGCCGGTGCGGGCGCGGTGGGCTGGTGGGCCGGGAAAGGCCGGCTCGGCGCCAGCCCCGACGCGGCGCCGGTCGTCGTCAACGTGTCGCAGCACCGGCCTTCGCCCGCCGCGGGGTCGGCGCCGGGCTCCACCATCGGAGATCCCGATCCGTTCAATGCCGTCACCTGCCAGGCGCGCGAATTCAATGATTCGCTGGCGCTGGCCGTGACCTTCACGCAGCCGGTGGATGGGCGCCGCAAGCTCGATGGCAATCTGCGCGTGATCGACACGGGCGAGGCGCCTTCGGAGGCGGGCCGGGCCGACGAGGCCAAGCAGGGCGGTGCCCAGCCTGGCACGCCGTTTGCCCTGAGCGACGCGCCTGCCCGCGGCGGCCAGCCTGTCCAGGGCAGCTGGACGATGGGCGAGAACCCCCGCGTCATCTATTTCCCCTACGTGCAGCCCGAGCGGCGCTATGAAATCACCCTGGGCCGCGAGCTGGCCGCCCAGGGCGGAACGACCCTGCCGGAAGGCCTGCGCTGCGTGGTCGATACCGAGGCGATGCCGCCTTCCTTCTATTTCGCCAGCCGCGGCGTGGTGCTGCCCGCCGGCCAGAACGGCGGCCTGCCCGTGACCACGGTGAACCAGCCCGAGGTCGACGTGCAGTTCCTGCGCGTGGCCCCGGACAAGGTGCCCGAGTTCTTCAGCAACGTCCTGGGCATCGGCGCGACGCGTTCGGACGACGATGACGACTACGACGAAGAGGGCGGCAACTGGCGCTATTCGTCGAACCGGACCTTGAAGGGGTCGGTCGATCAATGGGACCTGGACCGCCTGCGCAACCTGACCACCAGCGTGTACCAGGGCCGCTTCCTGACCGACGACAAGCCGAACCGCCGACACGTCACCTTCCTGCCGGTCGAGACCATCGCCCCGCTGAAGGAACCGGGCATCTATGTGGCCGTGATGTCGCAGCCCGGCCGCTTCCGCTATGACTACCAGGTGACCTATTTCTATGTCAGCGACATCGGCCTGCACGCGCGCCGCTATGCGGGGCAGCTGGAGGCCTTCGCCGTGTCGCTGTCCTCGGGGGCGCCGCTGGCCGACGTGGACGTCGAGGTGCTGGACGACAACGCGAAAGTGCTGGCCCGCGCGCGCGCGGATGCCCAGGGCCATGCCACGCTGACCGGCGACTTGAGCAAGGCGCGCGTGTTGCGCGCGCTGCGCGGCAAGGAAATGACGGTCCTGGCGCTGGGCGAACCCGCGCTGGATCTCTCCGAGTTCGACGTGGGCGGCCACCCGGCCCGTGCCAACAGCGTCTTCGTCTACGCGGGCCGCAACCTGTATCGCCCCGGCGAGCGCTTCCATGTCTCGGTGCTGCCGCGCGATCCCGATGGCCGCGCCTTGCCGGCTGCGCCGCTGTCCTACAGCATCAAGCGCCCCGACGGGAAGGTGTCGCAGTCCGGCACCTGGAAGGGCGATGAAAAGGTCGCCGCTTATGTGCAGCAGGCGATCGCGCTGCCCGCCGATGCCCCGACGGGCGGTTGGACGCTGGAACTGCGCGTCGATCCGGCCGCGCGCGTGCCGGACGCCAGCTGGAAGTTCCAGGTCGAGGAGTTCCTGCCCGAGCGCATGAAGCTGGCGCTCGATGGCGGCCAGGGCGTGTTGTCGCCGGGCGAGAACTGGACGGTGGCGGTGCAGGGGGACTATCTGTACGGCGCGCCCGCCGACGGCATGCGCCTGCTGTCCAGCCTGCAGGTGCGGCGTGACCGCGTGGCCTTGCCGGCGCAGTGGCCGGGCTTCATCTTCGGCGACGTGGCGGACGATGCCACGCGGCGCTACGAAGAACTGCCCGAGAAGGAGACCAATGCCCAGGGCGGCGCCAGCCTCGATATCGACCCCAGCGTGGAGGGCGCGCGTTCGCCCATGCGCCTGCGCCTGTCGGCCAGCCTGCTGGAGTCGGGCGGGCGGCCCGTCGTGCGTTCGCTGGAGCGTTCCGTCTGGCCGGCGGACAAGCTGATCGCCGTGCGCCCGCTGTTCGACCGCGACGTCACCCGGGAGTCCAGCGGCGCGGCCTTCGAGGCCGTGCGCGTGGACGCGCGCGGCGAGATCGTGCCGCTGGCCGCGGCGCAAATGCGGCTGTATCACGAGCGTCGCCAATACTACTGGCGCTACGACGACAACCGCGGCTGGAACAGCGGCTACACCGATACCGACGAACTGGTCGAGTCGCGGCAATTGCCCCTGCACATCCGCATGCCGTTCTCGCTGCAGGTGGGCTGGGGACGCTACCGCCTGGAAATCACGGATCCGGAAACCGGACAGACGCTGCGCTATCGCTTCTACGCCGGCTGGGACGCGCAGAACGCGGACGAGATCGGCAACCGGCCCGACCGTGTGCAGATGCAGCTGGCGCGCGTGCCCGCCAAGCCGGGCGTGCCCGTCAGCCTGACGTTCCGCCCGCCGCATGATGGCCGCGCGCTGATCACGGTCGAGGGCGACACGCTGCTCTGGAGCAAGTGGGTCGATGCGAAGGCCGACGGCACGCAGATCGACATTCCCCTGAATGACGAATGGCGCCGCCATGATCTCTATGTCTCGGCCACCGTGTTCCGGCCTGGCAGCACGGGTGACCGGGTCACGCCCGCACGCGCCGTCGGCCTGGTGCACCTGCCGCTGGACACCACGGCGCGCGGCCTGAAGGTGGCCTTGGACGCGCCGGCCAAGGTGCGTCCGGAAACCCAGGCGATGGTCCAGGTGCAGGTCGAAGGCGAGGGCGCGAAGACCGCGCACGTCACGCTGTCGGCCGTGGACGTGGGCATCCTGAACATCAACCAGTACGCGACGCCCGATCCCTTCGATTTCTTCTTCGGCAAGCATCGCTATGCGCCGGAGCTGCTGGACATGTACGGCAAGCTGATCGAGAAGATGGACGGCACGCGCGGCCGGCTGAAGTGGGGCGGCGATGCCGCGCTGCGCGGCGACACGCGCAGCCTGCCGCGCAAGGTCAAGCTGGTGGATCTCTTCTCGGGCGTGGTCGCGCTGGACGAGCAGGGCCGCGCGCGGATCCCGCTGGACCTGCCCGATTTCAACGGCACGCTGCGCCTCATGGCGGTGGCGTTCACCGATGAACGCTATGGCCATGCCGATGCCGAGATGGTCGTGGCCGCGCCCATCGTGGCGGAGCTGTCGACGCCGCGCTTCATCACGCCGGGCGACCAGGCGGCGGTGGCGCTGGATGTCAGCAACATGACCGAGACCACGCAGCAGGTGTCGGTGACGCTGTCGGCCGCCAATCCGCTGGCCATCGCCGACGGCGCGCGCACGGTCACGCTCAAGCCGCGCCAGCGCAGCACGCTGCGTTTCACCGCCACCACCACCGGCTCCCTGGGCGCGGGCAAGATCACGCTGAACCTGGAGGCGCGTGGCGGCCCCGAGCCCGTGCGGATCACGCGCGAATCCGAACTGACCGTGCAGCCGGCCTATGCGCCGCGCCGCGAGGTGCTGCGCCTGCGCCTCGCCCCGGGCGAGTCGCGCGCCTTGCCGGTGGCGTTCGGCGATGACCTGCACATGGATTCGGCCACGCTGGCCGTGACGGTCTCGTCGCGTCCGCCCTTGAACGTCGCGAAGCTGGTCAAGGACCTGCTGGACTATCCCTACGGCTGCACCGAGCAGACCGTCAGCGCCGCCATGCCCTACGTCGTGCTGGACGACGAGGCCGCGCGCCTGGCAGGCCTGCCCGCGCAGACGCAGGAGGTCCGCGCCGCCAGGATCGAAGGCGCGCTGGCGCGCCTGTCGGGCATGCGCGGCGGGTCGGGCGCCTATTCCACCTGGGGCGAGGGCAGCCAGAACCTCTGGACCAGCGCCTATGTGCAAAGCTTCCTGCTGGATGCGCGCGAGCAGGGCTTCAGCGTGCCCGACAGCGCCCTGGCGCGCACGCGCGATTGGCTGATGGCGCAGTTGCGCCAGGCGCCCAACCGCTTCGGCACCTTGCCGCAAAGTACGCAACAGGCCTTGGAAACCGGCCGCTACGAGTCGCGCGACCTCAACCTGCTGCGCGACAGCCACCAGCGTTTTGCTGAACTGGCCGCGGTGTCGCTGGTGCTGGCGCGCGAAGGCAAGGCGCCGCTTGCCAGTCTGCGTGTGCTGTACGACGACTACCAGGACCGCGCGCGCTCGCCGCTGCCCCTCATTCAGATGGCCGTGGCCTTCCAGTTGACGGGCGACGAAGGGCGCGCCCGGCAGGCTGTCGATGCCGCCATGCAACGCACCTACGGTTTCGGTGGCACGGGCTACACCTGGCTGGGCGACTACGGGTCGGCCGTGCGTGACTACGCCATGGCCTATGCGCTGATGGCGCGCCACAAGCTGGCGCATCCGCAGCGCGAGAACCTGCTGGCCGAAGCGGCAAGCCGCCTGGGCGGCCGCAGCTATCTGTCGACGCAGGAACAGGTCTCGCTGCTGCTGGCCGCGCGCGCGGCCGGCGGTGGGGCGGGCAAGCCCTGGTCGGCGGAGCTGAGCGTGCCTGGCGCCACGCCGCGCACGGAAACGGGCACCGACGACCGGGTGCTGTCGGTGGGTGCCGCCGTGCTGGAAAGCGGCCTGACGCTGCGCAACACCGGCAAGGAGGCGCTCTTCGCCGAAATCGACCTGCAGGGTTATCCCATGGCGCCGCCCGCAGAGCGCCACGACCCGATCTCCCTGCGCAAGACCTGGTATCACACCGATGGCCGCGTGTGGGATGGCAATGCCTTGCGCACGGGCGACGTCATGGTGGTGCGCCTGCAGGCCACGGCGCGCCAGCGCATCGCCGACGGGCTGGTGGTGGACCGCGTGCCGGCAGGCCTGGAGGTCGAGAACATCAACCTGGTGCAGGGGCCGCAGATGCAGGACTGGACCCTGGGCGGCAAGCGCGTGCAGGCTGCGCTGTCGGATTCGCGCGTGAAGCACACCGAATACCGCGATGATCGCTTCGTGGTCGCCGCCGAGCTGAACAGCCAGACGCTGGATATCTTCTACATGGTGCGCGTGGTGTCGCCCGGCCGCTACACGGTGCCCGCCGTCGAGGCCGAGGACATGTACCGGCCCGAACTGCGCGGCGTGGGCGCGAGCTGGGGCACCGTGGAAGTGCGCGACCGGCAGCCTGCCTCGAAGTCGGGCGGGTGA
- the clpA gene encoding ATP-dependent Clp protease ATP-binding subunit ClpA: MISQELEVSLHMAFVEARSARHEFITVEHLLLSLLDNASAVEVLRACAANMDELRRNLRQFITENTPVIPSGAEVDTQPTLGFQRVIQRAIMHVSSGGASKKPVTGANVLVAIFGEKDSHAVYYLQQQGVTRLDVVNFLSHGITKQTQVESSSPAKEPPPAEENAESRQSALDQYAQDLNAAALAGRIDPLIGREQEVERVIQVLCRRRKNNPLLVGEAGVGKTAIAEGLAWRITRGDVPEILAQAQVYALDIGALLAGTKYRGDFEQRLKAVLKQLRANPNAVLFIDEIHTLIGAGSASGGTLDASNLLKPALSSGQLKCIGATTYTEYRGVFEKDSALSRRFQKIDVPEPSVEQTVQILRGLKARFESHHSVRYSAAALTAAAELSARHITDRHLPDKAIDVIDEAGAAQRLLPRSRQKKVIGKGEIESIVAKIARIPPQSVSTDDRNRLATLERDLKTVVFGQEPAIEVLASAIKMARSGLGKPERPIGSFLFSGPTGVGKTEVARQLAFTLGVELLRFDMSEYMERHAVSRLIGAPPGYVGFDQGGLLTEAVAKQPHCVLLLDEIEKAHPDVFNILLQVMDHGTLTDNNGRKTDMRNVILIMTTNAGAEALGKPSIGFANSRATGDEMAEIRRMFTPEFRNRLDAIISFAPLSREVILRVVDKFLMQLEDQLHEKRVEITFTEALRDYLGKKGFDPLMGARPMQRLIQDTIRRALADELLFGKLVDGGTVTVDIDESEAVQLSYGDTPAKPSKVDKASKPEVELVE, translated from the coding sequence GTGATTTCTCAAGAGCTTGAAGTCAGCCTGCACATGGCGTTTGTCGAGGCCCGTTCGGCCCGGCATGAATTCATTACCGTGGAGCACCTGCTGCTGTCACTGCTGGACAACGCGTCTGCGGTGGAAGTGCTTCGCGCCTGCGCGGCCAACATGGACGAACTGCGCCGCAACCTGCGCCAGTTCATCACCGAGAACACGCCCGTCATCCCGAGCGGCGCCGAAGTGGACACGCAGCCCACGCTGGGTTTCCAGCGCGTGATCCAGCGCGCCATCATGCACGTGTCGTCCGGCGGCGCCAGCAAGAAGCCGGTCACCGGCGCGAACGTGCTTGTCGCCATCTTCGGCGAGAAGGATTCCCACGCCGTCTATTACCTGCAACAGCAGGGCGTGACGCGCCTCGATGTGGTCAATTTCCTGTCGCACGGCATCACCAAGCAGACCCAGGTCGAGTCCAGCAGCCCGGCCAAGGAACCGCCGCCCGCCGAGGAAAATGCCGAGTCGCGCCAGTCGGCGCTCGACCAATACGCGCAGGACCTCAACGCGGCCGCCCTGGCTGGCCGCATCGATCCGCTGATCGGCCGCGAGCAGGAAGTCGAGCGCGTCATCCAGGTGCTGTGCCGCCGCCGCAAGAACAACCCCCTGCTGGTCGGCGAGGCCGGCGTGGGCAAGACTGCCATCGCCGAGGGCCTGGCATGGCGCATCACGCGCGGCGACGTGCCGGAAATCCTGGCGCAGGCCCAGGTCTACGCGCTGGACATCGGCGCGCTGCTCGCCGGCACCAAGTATCGCGGCGACTTCGAGCAACGCCTGAAGGCGGTGCTGAAGCAGCTGCGCGCCAATCCCAACGCGGTGCTGTTCATCGACGAGATCCACACGCTGATCGGCGCGGGCTCGGCCTCGGGCGGCACGCTGGATGCCTCCAACCTGCTCAAGCCGGCGCTGTCGTCGGGGCAGTTGAAGTGCATCGGCGCCACCACCTACACCGAATACCGCGGCGTCTTCGAGAAAGACTCGGCGCTGTCGCGCCGTTTCCAGAAGATCGACGTGCCCGAGCCCAGCGTCGAGCAGACCGTGCAGATCCTGCGCGGCCTGAAGGCGCGCTTCGAATCGCACCACAGCGTGCGCTACTCGGCCGCCGCGCTGACCGCGGCGGCCGAACTGTCGGCGCGCCACATCACCGACCGCCATCTGCCGGACAAGGCCATCGACGTCATCGACGAGGCCGGGGCCGCGCAGCGCCTGCTGCCGCGCTCGCGCCAGAAGAAGGTCATCGGCAAGGGCGAGATCGAAAGCATCGTGGCCAAGATCGCGCGCATTCCGCCGCAGTCGGTGTCCACCGATGACCGCAATCGCCTGGCCACGCTGGAACGCGACCTCAAGACCGTCGTGTTCGGGCAGGAACCCGCCATCGAAGTGCTGGCCTCGGCCATCAAGATGGCCCGGTCCGGCCTGGGCAAGCCCGAACGCCCCATCGGCTCCTTCCTCTTCTCCGGCCCGACGGGCGTGGGCAAGACCGAAGTCGCCCGCCAATTGGCCTTCACGCTGGGCGTCGAGTTGCTGCGCTTCGACATGTCCGAATACATGGAGCGCCACGCGGTGTCGCGCCTCATCGGCGCGCCTCCTGGCTACGTCGGCTTCGACCAGGGCGGCCTGCTGACCGAGGCCGTCGCCAAGCAGCCGCATTGCGTGCTGCTGCTCGATGAAATCGAGAAGGCGCATCCCGATGTCTTCAACATCCTGCTGCAGGTCATGGACCACGGCACGTTGACCGACAACAACGGCCGCAAGACCGACATGCGCAACGTCATCCTGATCATGACGACCAATGCGGGCGCGGAAGCGTTGGGCAAGCCGTCCATCGGCTTCGCCAATTCGCGTGCCACGGGCGATGAAATGGCCGAGATCCGGCGCATGTTCACGCCCGAGTTCCGCAACCGCCTGGACGCCATCATCTCGTTCGCGCCGCTCAGCCGCGAGGTCATCCTGCGCGTGGTCGACAAGTTCCTGATGCAGCTGGAAGACCAGCTCCACGAGAAGCGCGTCGAGATCACGTTCACCGAAGCGCTGCGCGACTACCTGGGCAAGAAGGGCTTCGACCCGCTGATGGGGGCGCGTCCCATGCAACGCCTCATCCAGGACACCATTCGCCGGGCGCTGGCCGACGAGTTGCTGTTCGGCAAGCTGGTCGATGGCGGCACGGTCACGGTCGACATCGACGAGAGCGAGGCGGTGCAACTGAGCTACGGCGACACGCCCGCCAAACCCTCGAAGGTGGACAAGGCCAGCAAGCCCGAGGTCGAACTGGTGGAGTAG
- a CDS encoding cold-shock protein, whose translation MSETTATASQGDTPKSTGIVKWFNDAKGFGFITPDDGSEDLFAHFSSIQMNGFKTLKEGQKVAFEIIQGPKGKQALNITAA comes from the coding sequence ATGTCTGAAACGACCGCAACCGCCAGCCAAGGGGATACACCCAAATCGACCGGCATCGTAAAGTGGTTCAACGATGCCAAGGGATTCGGATTCATTACTCCCGACGATGGCAGCGAAGACCTTTTCGCGCATTTCTCGTCCATCCAGATGAATGGATTCAAGACCCTGAAGGAAGGACAGAAAGTCGCCTTCGAGATCATCCAGGGGCCCAAGGGCAAACAGGCGCTGAACATCACGGCAGCCTGA
- a CDS encoding DUF192 domain-containing protein has product MTRIRTFFRSDRRLHALLACAALLPASVFAASGALPLRELTAGMHRIHAEIADTDASRTRGLMRRESLAPNHGMLFIFQDSDTRCFWMRNTPLPLTIAFLDDAGRVVNLADMAPHTETPHCSAEPVRYALEMEQGWFSQRGIQAGARLQGLPAAGR; this is encoded by the coding sequence ATGACACGCATCCGAACCTTTTTCCGCTCGGACCGGCGCCTGCACGCGCTGCTCGCCTGTGCCGCGCTGCTTCCCGCCTCGGTCTTCGCCGCCTCCGGCGCGCTCCCCTTGCGCGAGCTCACGGCCGGCATGCACCGCATCCACGCAGAAATCGCCGACACCGACGCCAGCCGCACACGCGGCCTGATGCGACGGGAATCGCTGGCGCCCAACCACGGCATGCTGTTCATCTTCCAGGACAGCGACACGCGCTGCTTCTGGATGCGCAACACGCCCCTGCCGCTCACCATCGCCTTCCTCGACGACGCGGGCCGCGTGGTGAACCTGGCCGACATGGCGCCCCATACCGAGACGCCGCACTGCTCGGCCGAACCCGTGCGCTACGCGCTGGAAATGGAGCAGGGCTGGTTCAGCCAGCGCGGCATCCAGGCCGGCGCCCGGCTGCAGGGGCTGCCGGCAGCCGGCCGCTGA
- the pbpC gene encoding penicillin-binding protein 1C, whose amino-acid sequence MVLGIILLDRAFPLPDPRAQGGLVVTDRHGEPLRNWPSADGVWRYPVTAKDVSPRYLQILLDYEDRWFRWHPGINPVALARAAWQWLWNGRIVSGGSTLTMQVARLIDPALAGADSRRLSAKLRQALRALQLELHYGKDEILSLYLSRAPMGGIVEGVEMGARLWLGKPAARLTDAEAALLVALPQAPSRLRPDRHPEAAQAARDKVLARMVQTSGWTEARVADARLENVVAPPLRARWLAPLAAERLRRRAPAGQEVLASTLDAEMQATVEGMLLDRIDLLPPRVSAAVIVMDNDTLALRAYAGSADFGDDSRYAHVDMVQAVRSPGSTLKPFLYGFALDDGLVHSESLLRDDPLSFGGYAPGNFQAAFSGPVSMAQALQRSLNVPAVDLLDRVGPARFASAMQAGGVRLRMPAGAVPNLSLILGGGGTTLEELAGAYRALARGGLAGRPRLEEGQPFRESRIMSQGAAWIIRDILEGGGHPDRPFQQSGAMLAWKTGTSFGFRDAWALGVTDDWTLGVWVGRPDGTPNPGFFGANVAAPLLQDLAAALPRGPAGTGMAWRVRPVTVQPVTTCWPLGVTPERAPDGVCPQRRAAWSLNETVPPTFPAYAEPADGPLRLTGVAPHAVLRPPPGQREVRLALGAEGTRGELWWLLDGRIVARSDARKGAEAAVQTLVLSRNGTYVATVMDAQGRHDSATFQIAGVVP is encoded by the coding sequence ATGGTGCTGGGCATCATCCTGCTGGACCGCGCCTTTCCCTTGCCCGATCCGCGCGCGCAGGGCGGCCTGGTGGTCACCGACCGGCACGGCGAGCCCTTGCGCAACTGGCCCAGCGCCGACGGCGTCTGGCGCTATCCCGTGACCGCCAAGGATGTCTCGCCGCGCTATCTGCAGATCCTGCTCGATTACGAGGACCGCTGGTTCCGCTGGCATCCCGGGATCAACCCTGTCGCATTGGCGCGCGCCGCCTGGCAATGGCTGTGGAACGGCCGCATCGTCTCGGGCGGCTCGACCTTGACGATGCAGGTGGCGCGGTTGATCGACCCCGCGCTGGCGGGCGCCGATTCGCGGCGGCTGTCCGCCAAGCTGCGCCAGGCCTTGCGCGCGTTGCAGCTGGAACTGCATTACGGCAAGGACGAGATCCTTTCCCTGTACCTGAGCCGGGCGCCCATGGGGGGCATCGTCGAAGGCGTCGAAATGGGCGCGCGCCTGTGGCTGGGCAAACCCGCCGCGCGCCTGACCGATGCCGAGGCCGCGCTGCTGGTGGCCCTGCCGCAGGCGCCGTCCCGCCTGCGTCCCGACCGCCATCCCGAGGCCGCGCAGGCCGCGCGCGACAAGGTGCTGGCCCGCATGGTGCAGACCAGCGGCTGGACCGAGGCGCGGGTGGCCGATGCGCGGCTCGAGAACGTCGTGGCGCCGCCCTTGCGCGCGCGCTGGCTGGCGCCGCTCGCGGCCGAGCGCCTGCGCCGGCGCGCGCCCGCAGGGCAGGAGGTGCTGGCCTCGACACTGGATGCCGAGATGCAGGCCACGGTCGAAGGCATGCTGCTCGATCGCATCGATCTGCTGCCGCCGCGTGTCTCGGCGGCCGTGATCGTCATGGACAACGACACGCTGGCGCTGCGGGCCTATGCGGGCTCGGCGGACTTTGGCGATGATTCCCGCTATGCCCACGTGGACATGGTGCAGGCCGTGCGCTCGCCCGGCTCCACGCTCAAGCCGTTCCTGTATGGCTTCGCGCTGGATGACGGCCTGGTGCATTCCGAAAGCCTGCTGCGCGACGACCCGCTGTCTTTTGGCGGGTATGCTCCGGGTAATTTCCAGGCCGCGTTTTCCGGACCGGTGAGCATGGCGCAGGCCTTGCAACGTTCCTTGAACGTGCCCGCCGTCGACCTGCTGGACCGGGTGGGGCCGGCCCGTTTCGCCTCGGCCATGCAGGCGGGCGGGGTGCGCCTGCGCATGCCCGCGGGCGCCGTGCCCAATCTCAGCCTGATCCTGGGCGGCGGCGGCACCACGCTGGAAGAGCTGGCAGGCGCCTATCGGGCGCTGGCGCGCGGCGGGCTGGCGGGCCGGCCGCGGCTGGAGGAAGGGCAGCCGTTCAGGGAGTCGCGTATCATGAGCCAGGGCGCTGCCTGGATCATCCGCGACATCCTGGAAGGGGGCGGCCATCCCGACCGGCCGTTCCAGCAGTCGGGCGCCATGCTGGCATGGAAAACGGGCACGAGTTTCGGGTTCCGCGATGCCTGGGCGCTGGGTGTGACCGACGACTGGACGCTGGGCGTCTGGGTCGGGCGGCCCGACGGCACGCCCAATCCGGGTTTTTTTGGCGCGAACGTGGCGGCGCCATTGCTGCAGGACCTGGCGGCGGCATTGCCGCGAGGCCCCGCAGGCACCGGCATGGCCTGGCGTGTCCGCCCTGTAACGGTGCAGCCCGTCACGACGTGCTGGCCACTGGGCGTCACGCCCGAACGGGCGCCGGACGGCGTCTGTCCGCAACGGCGCGCGGCCTGGTCGCTGAATGAAACCGTGCCGCCCACGTTCCCGGCCTACGCCGAACCCGCCGACGGGCCCTTGCGTCTGACCGGGGTGGCCCCACATGCAGTATTGCGGCCACCACCAGGCCAGCGCGAGGTTCGGCTGGCATTGGGCGCGGAAGGCACCCGGGGAGAACTCTGGTGGCTGCTCGATGGTCGAATCGTGGCACGCAGCGATGCGCGCAAAGGCGCCGAGGCAGCGGTCCAGACCCTGGTACTGTCGCGTAATGGCACGTATGTCGCCACCGTCATGGACGCGCAGGGGCGCCACGACAGCGCGACATTCCAAATCGCTGGTGTTGTGCCGTGA
- the clpS gene encoding ATP-dependent Clp protease adapter ClpS: MSTRYDPQHDTVVEPELAPPAPPPMYQVVLLNDDYTPMEFVVKVLQKFFGKNIEQATRVMLQVHHEGRGICGVYPRDIASTRIALVGQYAQARQHPLQCIMEPVDD, encoded by the coding sequence ATGAGTACACGCTACGACCCTCAGCACGACACTGTCGTGGAGCCCGAACTTGCGCCGCCCGCACCCCCGCCCATGTATCAGGTGGTGCTGCTCAATGACGACTACACCCCCATGGAGTTCGTCGTGAAGGTGCTCCAGAAGTTCTTCGGCAAGAATATCGAACAGGCCACGCGCGTCATGCTGCAAGTGCATCATGAAGGGCGTGGCATCTGCGGTGTCTACCCCCGCGACATCGCCTCCACCCGGATTGCCCTGGTCGGCCAATACGCCCAGGCGCGCCAGCATCCCCTGCAGTGCATCATGGAGCCGGTGGACGACTAG